From Thalassospiraceae bacterium LMO-JJ14:
TTGCGATGAAACCAAGAACGCACTTCCAATGGGAGGACACTTAATGTCCCGAGCTTTCGTTTTTCCCGGTCAGGGGTCTCAGGCAGTCGGTATGGGCAAGGAACTTGCCGACGCGTTTCCCGCCGCCCGCGAGGTATTTCAAGAAATTGACGAGGCCCTGAAGCAGAAACTCTCGGCCCTGATGTTCGGCGGACCCGAAGACGAACTGACACTGACCGAGAATGCGCAGCCTGCCCTGATGGCGGTCAGTATGGCGGTGATGAAAGTTCTGAAATCCGAAGGCGGTATCGATCTCGTCAATGTCGCCGATTTCGTTGCCGGGCATTCGCTGGGTGAATATTCCGCTCTGGCAGCGGCCGGGTCGTTTTCGCTGGCGGATACGGCACGCCTTCTGAAGACACGCGGCCAGGCGATGCAGCAGGCGGTTCCCGTCGGCGAGGGGGCGATGGCCGCCTTGCTGGGGCTCGACCTCGAGCAGGCCCGTGACGTGGTCGCTGAGGCGGCCGGCGGCGATGTCCTGGCGACGGCGAACGATAACGCCCCCGGGCAGGTCGTCATCAGCGGCAAGCGCGAAGCGGTCGAACGTGCCGTTGACGTGGCCAAGGAAAAGGGCGCCAAGCGCGCCATGCTTTTGCAGGTCAGCGCCCCGTTCCATTGCCCGATGATGGCGCCGGCGGCCGATGTCATGGCCGATGCGCTTGCCGAGGTGAATATCGATGCTCCGCAGGTGCCGCTGATTGCCAACGTCACGGCGGCCCCGGTCGAGGATCCGGCGGAAATCCGCCGCTTGCTGGTCGAACAGGTGACGGGCATGGTGCGCTGGCGCGAAAGCTGTATGACGATGCGCGGAAAAGACGTGGACACGCTTGTCGAAGTTGGCTCGGGCAAGGTGCTTTCCGGTCTGGCCAAGCGAATCGACAGGGAATTATCGGCATCGAATATCGGCGTACCGGCCGATATCGAGGCGTTTTTGGGTACTCTTTGAGGCCCTGACGAGCGAAAGGAAAACTTATGTTTGATCTCACAGGCAAGCGGGCAGTGGTTACCGGGGCTTCCGGCGGCATTGGCGGCGCTATTGCCAAGGCTCTGCATACGCAAGGTGCAAGCGTCGCGCTGTCCGGTACGCGCGTTGAAGCATTGCAGGCGGTCGCCGATCAGCTGGGCGATCGCGCCTACGTGGTGCCGGCCGATCTGTCGAGCGCGGAAGGGGCGGACAAACTGATCAAGGATTCCGAAACCGCCATGGGCGGGATCGACATTCTCGTCAACAATGCCGGCCTGACCCGCGACCAGCTGGCGATGCGGATGAAGGACGAAGACTGGCAGACGGTGCTGGATGTCAACCTGACAGCGGCTTTTCGGCTTTCGCGTGCATGCCTGCGTGGCATGATGAAGGCGCGTGCGGGACGTATCATCGGCATCACCTCGGTGGTCGGTGCGACCGGCAATGCCGGGCAGACCAATTATGCAGCAAGCAAGGCCGGCATGATCGGGATGTCGAAATCGCTCGCCCAGGAAGTCGCTTCCAGGGGAATTACGGTGAACTGCGTTGCGCCGGGTTTCATCGAAACCGCGATGACGGATGTGCTGTCCGATGATATTAAAACCAAGCTTCTGGCGGGAATCCCTGCGGGACGGCTGGGGAATGTGGATGACATCGCCGCCGCCTGCGTCTATCTGGCCAGTGACGAAGCCTCTTATGTTACCGGACAGACCTTGCATGTGAACGGCGGCATGGCGATGATATAAGGGCAATCCGCCTTATGAAGTTTTCCGTGCTAACGTTCTGGTAATGGCGAAAAGAGTGTGTTAGTTACCCCCACCTTTCGGGGGATTATAGGCGGGAAACCGTTGTTTCATGAGGGCCTTCGGGCCGGGGAGCGAAGCTCTCAAGTTTAAACCGTAAAGATCGGGGAAAATCGACAATGAGTGATGTTGCAGATCGCGTAAAAAAGATCGTTCTTGAGCATCTCGGCGTGGACGAGGACAAAGTCGTCGAAGGCGCCAGCTTCATCGACGATCTGGGCGCTGACAGCCTGGATACCGTTGAATTGGTGATGGCATTCGAGGAAGAATTCGGCATCGAAATTCCGGACGATGCGGCCGAAAAAATCCTGACCATCAAGGACGCGGTCGACTTCATCGAGTCGCAGAGTAACTGACCTGATACACGGTCGTATCCACATCAGGTGGGTATGACCGGTTATCATTGAAACGACGGGCGCTATCTATGAGACGTGTTGTCATCACCGGGATAGGTGCGGTTACGTCGCTTGGTGTTGGTGCCGAGCATAACTGGAAGAATCTTCTCGAATCCCGCTCGGGTATTCGCGGGATCGACAGGTTTGACGTTTCCGATCTGCCAGCCAAGATTGCCGGGTGCGTTCAGCCGGGCGACGGCAGCGGCGATACCTTTAATGCCGATGACTGGGTTCCGGCCAAGGACCGCCGGCGCATGGATGATTTCATCATCTATGGGTTATGCGCGGCGGAACAGGCCATTGCCGATTCCGGTTGGGAACCGAAGACCGAAGAGGACGCCTGTAATACCGGCGTACTGATCGGCTCCGGCATCGGTGGCCTGCCCGAGATTGCGCGCGGCGCCATCAAGGTCGATGCCGAGAAGAACCCGCGCCGTCTTAGCCCGTTTTTTATTCCGGCCAGCCTGATCAATCTGGTCTCGGGGCATGTTTCCATCATGCACGGCTATAAAGGTCCGAACCATGCCGTGGTCACAGCGTGCTCGACCGGGGCGCATGCCATTGGCGATGCCGCGCGGCTGATCATGTGGGAAGATGCAGATGTGATGGTTGCCGGTGGCGCCGAAGCGGCGATCTGCCGCGTCGGGATTGCCGGCTTCTGTGCCGCCCGCGCACTTTCCACAGGCTTTAACGACACCCCTGAAAAAGCATCGCGTCCGTACGACGTCGACCGTGACGGTTTTGTCATGGGCGAAGGTGCGGGTGTGGTTGTGCTTGAGGAATACGAACACGCCAAGGCGCGCGGCGCGAAGATTTATGCCGAGGTTGTCGGTTACGGCATGTCCGGCGATGCGTATCATATTACCGCACCGGCGGAATCCGGCGATGGTGCGTTTCGTTGCATGAAGGCGGCGCTCAAGCGCGCCGGCATGGACCCGAGCGACATCGATTATGTGAATGCACACGGCACCTCGACGCCGCTTGGCGATGAAATCGAATTGCGTGCGGTCGAACGTCTTTTCGATGGCCATACGCAGGGCATGTCCATGTCCTCGACGAAATCGGCAATCGGACATCTGTTGGGTGCCGCCGGTGCCGTCGAGGCGATTTTCTCTATCCTGGCGATCCGTGACAACGTCGCGCCGCCGACCTTGAACCTCGACAATCCATCGGTGGACACACCGATCGATCTGGTGCCGAAGCAACCCCGTGAGCGGCCGATCCGCGCTGCGCTTTCGAATTCCTTCGGGTTCGGCGGCACGAATGCGTCGCTGATTTTCCGCGAGGTTGATTGAAGGCCGGCGGCATGATGCGCCGTCTTCTTATCCTGTTTGCGATTTTGATCGTCCTTGCCGGGATGACCGGCGGGGCAGGCTTTTTGTGGCTGCAATCCGCGTATAACGCATCCACGCAAACCCAGAATGAAAAAATCATCGTCATCGAGCGTGGCAGCTCGGTGGCGTCGATTGCCCGGCAGTTACAGAGCCTGGGGCTGATCCGCTTTGCCCGTGTCTTCCGTTTAGGTGTCCGTCTGCTTTCCGACAATAAACCGTTACAGGCCGGCGAGTACCGGATTCCGGCGCAAGCAAGCGCATCGGCGATTGCCGAAATCCTGAAATCGGGTGCCCAGGTGGTTCACAAGCTGACGATTGCCGAGGGGCTGACCAGCATTGAAATCGTCGATCTGCTGAGTGACGAGCCGTTGTTGAAAGGCGAGGTCAGGGGCATCCCCAAAGAGGGCACGCTGCTGCCGGAAACATACCACTTCCATCGCGGCGAAACGCGCGCAGAAATCATCAGGCGCATGGGCGATGCCCTCGAAGAGGTTCTGGATGAGTTCTGGGACGGACGGGCCGACGGGTTGCCGTTCGCATCCCCTGAAGAAGCGGTTATTCTGGCGTCCATCGTCGAAAAGGAAACCGCCGTCGAAGCCGAGCGCAGTCTGGTCGCCGGTGTTTTCATCAACAGACTGAAAAAAGGCATGCGCCTGCAATCCGACCCGACGGTGGTATATGGCATTACCAATGGCGCCGGTCCGCTAGGGCGGCCGTTGTCGCGCGCGGATCTGAATGCAAAAACGGCTTACAACACCTATCAGATCGGCGGCATGCCGCCGACGGCGATTGCCAATCCGGGCCGGGCTTCGATCGCGGCTGTTCTAAACCCTGCAACAACCGATGCCCTGTATTTCGTCGCCGACGGCAGCGGTGGGCATGCTTTTGCAGCGACGTTGGAAGAACATAACCGAAATGTCCGGGCGTGGCGCAAGCTGCAACGGGCGAATTGACGGGCGTCAGACGGATTTTCTGGGGGCCCTGCTGAGGATCGCGTTGTAAACCGGCCCCGGCAAAGTTGTCAGGATCCGCATTATCCAAACCATCTGCCACGGAAAGGCAATCGTCTTTTTGCGCCGGTATAGACCGTCGGCAATGATCTCGGCGGCTTTTGCGGCAGGCATCAGGAACGGCATCGAAAAATCGTTGGCATCGGTGATGCGGCTTTCGACGAAGCCCGGATAAATCATGCTGAGGTCAATGCCGTCATGTTTCAATTGCGGGCGGATGGCTTCCCCCCAGGCTTTCAGGGCGACTTTGCTCGCGGAATAAGCCGGCGCTGTCGGCATGCCGCGAAACCCGGCAATGGAACTGACAATGGCAATCTGTCCTTTGGCTCGCGCACGCATGGCCGTCAGCGCGGGCAATACCGTGTTCAAGACGCCGGTAAGATTGATGGCAAACACATCGTGCGTCATTTCGTCGTCACCTTCGCCTGCGCCCGCACTGCTGGAAATACCGGCATTGGCAAACACCAGATCGAGCGGCCAGCGTGCTTCGATATCCGCGACGAGGGCAGACATTGCCGTGCGGTCGGTGACATCCGCCACGTGCGCCATCGTGTCGGCGCCTTTTTCCTTCAGGTCGGCTGCAACGGCCTGAAGTCGTTCGGCGTTCCGCCCGGTAATCGCGATCAGCACGCCCGGGGCGGCGAGTTGGCGGGCGACGGCGGCGCCGATGCCGCTGCTGGCGCCGGTGATGAGGATGCAACGATACGGTTGGATAGCCATGATGCGGTTATAGACAAATTACGTGTCGAAGGCGATGCCGATTGGCGGTTCTGCCGCTTGTAGCCCGTGAAGCGGGCGGCTAAAGTCTCGACATTCGATGGAAAGGAACTGCGTTGACAATCAATTCAATGACCGGGTTTTCCCGTGCCACCGGGACACACGCGGCTTGGTCGTGGACGTGGGAACTGAAAAGCGTTAACGCGAAAGGGCTTGATGTCCGCCTGCGTTTACCGATGGGCTTCGACAGTTTTGAACCGCCCGCCCGCACCCTGCTTTCGAAAATTTTCGATCGCGGCAATGTTTCGGTCAATCTAATGCTGAAGCAGTCGGACACATCGTCTGGATATCGCATCAATGAAGAACATTTGCAGACGCTGCTGTCTGCGGCAGACCGCCTGAAAACCCGGTTGCCGGACGCTGCACCCCTCAGCATAGATGGCATTCTTGCCCTTCGCGGCGTTATCGAGCCGATTGAAGAAGATGTCGACGAGGCCGCCCGCGCCGCATTGGAGTCGATGTTGCTGAAATCGTTGGATACGGCCGCCCATGATCTGCTTGCTGTTCGCGAAGAAGAGGGTGGACGTCTGGAAACGGTCCTCGGCGCGTTTGTCAGGTCTCTGAGCGAGCTGTGTGCTCAGGCACAGGATGCGGCGATGTCGCAGGAAACGGCAATCCGTGCCCGCATGAAAGAGCAACTCGACGCGATCATCGAGGATGTTTCCACCATGGATGCAGGACGGCTGGAACAGGAAGTCGCCTTGTTGATGACGAAAGCGGATATCCGCGAGGAACTAGACCGTTTGGGTGCGCACATTGCATCCGTCCGCGAGCTTCTTGAGGCGGGCGGTGCTATCGGCCGCCGTCTTGATTTCCTGTGCCAGGAGTTGAACCGCGAAGCCAATACAATATGCTCGAAAGCGCACGAGACGTCGCTGACGCGCATCGGTCTGGATTTGAAGGCAACCATCGAACAATTCCGTGAGCAGGTGCAGAATATTGAGTGATAACAACCAGTCCATTCACATTTCTCGTCGTGGCTTCATGCTTGTGCTGTCCTCACCGTCGGGGGCAGGCAAATCGACGATTTCCCGTGCCCTGCTCGAAAAACACCCGGACCTGACGATGTCCGTGTCGGCGACCACGCGGCCGATGCGTCCGGGCGAGGTCGAGGGAAAGGACTACTTCTTCGTGAGTACGGAAGAATTCGAAAACATGGTCGCTGCCGGCGAACTGCTCGAACATGCGAAGGTCTTTGATAATTATTACGGAACACCGCGCGCCCCGGTCGAGGCGGCATTGAAAGCCGGTAAGGATGTTCTGTTCGATGTCGATTGGCAGGGGACGCAGCAATTGCGCCAGAATGCTCGTGACGACCTTGCCAGCATCTTTATCCTGCCGCCCTCGGTGGAAGAACTGGAACGGCGGTTGTATGCGCGTGCGCAGGATCCAGTCGAGGTCGTGAAGCGCAGAATGGCCAAAGCGACGTCCGAAATGAGCCACTGGGCCGAGTACGATTACATCATCGTCAACGAGGATATCCCGCACAGCGTTTCCGAAGCGGAAGCGATCTTGTCCGCTGAGCGGCTTAAACGCGAGCGCCGTGTCGGACTTGCAGAATGGTTGCGCGGTATGGGCGTCGGCCAGTAAGCCTGATCCAGAAGAACTAGTCCTGGTCTTCAAGCATCCGCGACAGCGCGCAAAACTGCTCGATTGTCAGTTGCTCTGCCCGCAGTTCGGGATTGATGCCGGCATCTGCCGGATTGATCCCCACGGATTTCAGTGAGCTGCGCAGCATCTTGCGCCGTTGACCGAATGCCGCCTGTGTCACGCGCTCAAGATGGGGGAGCGATGCTTCGGCGATTTTATTTTTACGGGGTATGAGTTCGATAACGGCTGACATGACTTTTGGCGGCGGCGTAAAGGCGCGTTTGTCGACGTTGAAAAGGATGCGGGCCTCGCACAGCCATTGCGTCAGTATCGCCAGCCGTCCATAAGCCGAAGTGCCGGGCTGTGAAGCGATACGCTCGGCAACCTCTTTTTGGAACATCAGGACCATCCGCTCGATCCCGTCCAGGTTGTTGAGCCACTTGATCAACAGCGCGGTCCCGACGTTATAGGGCAGGTTCGAGATAATAATGCCGGGTTGTGGCGAGAGACCGGCGAGATCCGTCTTCATCGCATCCGCTTCGACGATATTCATGACGGACGGATATACGGACTGCAGACCGGCAAGGGCGTCGATACAGCGCTTATCGCGCTCGATCACACACAACGATGCGGGATGACAGGCTAGGATGGAACGGGTAAGGCCTCCGGGGCCGGGGCCGACTTCGAGGACATGCTTTCCCTCAAGCGGGCCTGCGCTGCGGGCAATGCGGTCGGTCAGATTGGCATCGAGCAGAAAATGCTGGCCGAGTGATCTCTTCGCGCCGAGGCCATAGGCCTTGATAATGTCGCGCAGCGGCGGGAGGTCGGTATCGGCGCTCATGTGATCACGTTGCTTTGTAGGCGAGGCGGCTCGCGCTGATCTCGGAGGCCATCTTCAATGCGCTTATCAAACTCGACGGATCGGCCAGGCCTTTGCCGGCGATATCAAGCGCCGTGCCGTGATCGGGCGAGGTGCGGACAATCGGCAAGCCAAGGGTGACATTGACTGCATTGTCGAATTCCAGCGCCTTGATGGGGATCAGCGCCTGGTCGTGGTACATGCAAAGCGCAGCGTCATAGCGTAACCGGGCGCGTGGTGTGAACAGGGCATCGGGCGGCACAGGCCCGAACAATTCCACGCCCGGCGTGGCCAGCGCCTGAATAGCGGGAGCGATGATGTCTTTATCCTCGCGCCCGAGTTTGCCGTTCTCGCCGGCATGGGGGTTCAACCCGGCCACGGCGAGGCGGGGATTCTCAATGCCGAAATCCTGCCTCAGGGCGGTAATAACGAGCCTGCCTTGTTCAATGATCGCCTCGGTCGTCAGCTGGTCCAGTGCGTCACGAAGCGGCAGATGGACGGTAAGCGGCACGACGCGGAGTGACGGTGACGCCAGCATCATGACCGGGCGCATGCCGCCACCGACCAGTTCCGCCAGATACTCCGTATGGCCGGGAAAACCGAAACCGGCATCGTACAGGGTTTCCTTCTGGATCGGGTTGGTGATCAGGGCATTCGCCTGGCCATCTGAGGTATATGCAACGGCGCGTTCTATCGATTCCAGAACGGCTTTCGCGGTTTGGATGCTGGGAATGCCAGCATCTGCCTGCGCGTCTGCCGTAAGCGGCAGGACGGGTAGGGCATCGGCGAATACAGCGGCTGCCTCGGCCGGCGTGCCGATCTCGGTAATGTTGATGTTCCAACCGTTAGCCGTGGCGATTTTTCTGAGGCGATCTGGACTATCAAGGGTGAAAAACGGCGACAGCCGGTCGCGGAATCCCGACCATGCTTTCAATGTCAACTCACCGCCAATACCGGCTGGTTCACCCATCGTCAGCACACTTGGCGCCTGAGTTGTCATATCCTGGATCAGAGCCTGATGTCGATGAAGGCCTGGCGGCGGAGTTTATCCTCGTGCTGGGCTGCCATGCGCGCGATCCGGCGGTTGAGAATGCGCAGCCGGATGTTTCCTCTTGCTGCGGCGATGGGATCTTCCTGACCCCCGGATTCCCTTGAACAGACCATCAGAACGATCACGCCGTCGGCCGTGCGGAGCGGCTGGCTTGCTTGATCGACATTCAGGGACCTCACCATGGCCTTCAATTGCGGGTTGAGTTGGTCGAGCTTGAACTTGCCTAAAAATCCGGAATGCTCACTACCTTCGGATTTTGAGATTCTGCTGAAAGCATCGCAGTTTTCGGCGCTTTGTGCGAGTTGCGTTGCCTGCATAGTCGTATCGGTGATTGTTTTGGGGTCGGCGTTCTGCGGAATCGTCAGATGCAACTGGTGGATGCCCAGCGTAATGTCTTCAGGACTGGCTTCTATACCCTTGGCGATCCGCTTGTTGCGCAGTAGCAGTATATACACGCCGTCATCCGTTGTGATCGGCGATGACATCTGCCCTGGCTCAAGCCTCGAGACGACACCGCCAAGGACGGCGCCGAGATCGGAGGCCAAGTTCCATCCCAAATCACCGCCATTCACGGCGCTGGCCGATTCCGAGAAATTCTGTGCCATTTGCGGCCAGCTTGCACCGGCGCCAAGTTGTGCATGAATGCGCTGCGCAACTTGTTCGACTTCGCTGCGTGGTTTCTCGTCGTAAGCCAGAAAAATCTCGGCGACGTGGTA
This genomic window contains:
- the fabD gene encoding ACP S-malonyltransferase; its protein translation is MSRAFVFPGQGSQAVGMGKELADAFPAAREVFQEIDEALKQKLSALMFGGPEDELTLTENAQPALMAVSMAVMKVLKSEGGIDLVNVADFVAGHSLGEYSALAAAGSFSLADTARLLKTRGQAMQQAVPVGEGAMAALLGLDLEQARDVVAEAAGGDVLATANDNAPGQVVISGKREAVERAVDVAKEKGAKRAMLLQVSAPFHCPMMAPAADVMADALAEVNIDAPQVPLIANVTAAPVEDPAEIRRLLVEQVTGMVRWRESCMTMRGKDVDTLVEVGSGKVLSGLAKRIDRELSASNIGVPADIEAFLGTL
- the fabG gene encoding 3-oxoacyl-[acyl-carrier-protein] reductase; amino-acid sequence: MFDLTGKRAVVTGASGGIGGAIAKALHTQGASVALSGTRVEALQAVADQLGDRAYVVPADLSSAEGADKLIKDSETAMGGIDILVNNAGLTRDQLAMRMKDEDWQTVLDVNLTAAFRLSRACLRGMMKARAGRIIGITSVVGATGNAGQTNYAASKAGMIGMSKSLAQEVASRGITVNCVAPGFIETAMTDVLSDDIKTKLLAGIPAGRLGNVDDIAAACVYLASDEASYVTGQTLHVNGGMAMI
- a CDS encoding acyl carrier protein; this translates as MSDVADRVKKIVLEHLGVDEDKVVEGASFIDDLGADSLDTVELVMAFEEEFGIEIPDDAAEKILTIKDAVDFIESQSN
- the fabF gene encoding beta-ketoacyl-ACP synthase II, which gives rise to MRRVVITGIGAVTSLGVGAEHNWKNLLESRSGIRGIDRFDVSDLPAKIAGCVQPGDGSGDTFNADDWVPAKDRRRMDDFIIYGLCAAEQAIADSGWEPKTEEDACNTGVLIGSGIGGLPEIARGAIKVDAEKNPRRLSPFFIPASLINLVSGHVSIMHGYKGPNHAVVTACSTGAHAIGDAARLIMWEDADVMVAGGAEAAICRVGIAGFCAARALSTGFNDTPEKASRPYDVDRDGFVMGEGAGVVVLEEYEHAKARGAKIYAEVVGYGMSGDAYHITAPAESGDGAFRCMKAALKRAGMDPSDIDYVNAHGTSTPLGDEIELRAVERLFDGHTQGMSMSSTKSAIGHLLGAAGAVEAIFSILAIRDNVAPPTLNLDNPSVDTPIDLVPKQPRERPIRAALSNSFGFGGTNASLIFREVD
- the mltG gene encoding endolytic transglycosylase MltG; the protein is MMRRLLILFAILIVLAGMTGGAGFLWLQSAYNASTQTQNEKIIVIERGSSVASIARQLQSLGLIRFARVFRLGVRLLSDNKPLQAGEYRIPAQASASAIAEILKSGAQVVHKLTIAEGLTSIEIVDLLSDEPLLKGEVRGIPKEGTLLPETYHFHRGETRAEIIRRMGDALEEVLDEFWDGRADGLPFASPEEAVILASIVEKETAVEAERSLVAGVFINRLKKGMRLQSDPTVVYGITNGAGPLGRPLSRADLNAKTAYNTYQIGGMPPTAIANPGRASIAAVLNPATTDALYFVADGSGGHAFAATLEEHNRNVRAWRKLQRAN
- a CDS encoding SDR family NAD(P)-dependent oxidoreductase codes for the protein MAIQPYRCILITGASSGIGAAVARQLAAPGVLIAITGRNAERLQAVAADLKEKGADTMAHVADVTDRTAMSALVADIEARWPLDLVFANAGISSSAGAGEGDDEMTHDVFAINLTGVLNTVLPALTAMRARAKGQIAIVSSIAGFRGMPTAPAYSASKVALKAWGEAIRPQLKHDGIDLSMIYPGFVESRITDANDFSMPFLMPAAKAAEIIADGLYRRKKTIAFPWQMVWIMRILTTLPGPVYNAILSRAPRKSV
- a CDS encoding YicC/YloC family endoribonuclease, whose translation is MTINSMTGFSRATGTHAAWSWTWELKSVNAKGLDVRLRLPMGFDSFEPPARTLLSKIFDRGNVSVNLMLKQSDTSSGYRINEEHLQTLLSAADRLKTRLPDAAPLSIDGILALRGVIEPIEEDVDEAARAALESMLLKSLDTAAHDLLAVREEEGGRLETVLGAFVRSLSELCAQAQDAAMSQETAIRARMKEQLDAIIEDVSTMDAGRLEQEVALLMTKADIREELDRLGAHIASVRELLEAGGAIGRRLDFLCQELNREANTICSKAHETSLTRIGLDLKATIEQFREQVQNIE
- the gmk gene encoding guanylate kinase, with protein sequence MLVLSSPSGAGKSTISRALLEKHPDLTMSVSATTRPMRPGEVEGKDYFFVSTEEFENMVAAGELLEHAKVFDNYYGTPRAPVEAALKAGKDVLFDVDWQGTQQLRQNARDDLASIFILPPSVEELERRLYARAQDPVEVVKRRMAKATSEMSHWAEYDYIIVNEDIPHSVSEAEAILSAERLKRERRVGLAEWLRGMGVGQ
- the rsmA gene encoding 16S rRNA (adenine(1518)-N(6)/adenine(1519)-N(6))-dimethyltransferase RsmA, translated to MSADTDLPPLRDIIKAYGLGAKRSLGQHFLLDANLTDRIARSAGPLEGKHVLEVGPGPGGLTRSILACHPASLCVIERDKRCIDALAGLQSVYPSVMNIVEADAMKTDLAGLSPQPGIIISNLPYNVGTALLIKWLNNLDGIERMVLMFQKEVAERIASQPGTSAYGRLAILTQWLCEARILFNVDKRAFTPPPKVMSAVIELIPRKNKIAEASLPHLERVTQAAFGQRRKMLRSSLKSVGINPADAGINPELRAEQLTIEQFCALSRMLEDQD
- the pdxA gene encoding 4-hydroxythreonine-4-phosphate dehydrogenase PdxA, which codes for MTTQAPSVLTMGEPAGIGGELTLKAWSGFRDRLSPFFTLDSPDRLRKIATANGWNINITEIGTPAEAAAVFADALPVLPLTADAQADAGIPSIQTAKAVLESIERAVAYTSDGQANALITNPIQKETLYDAGFGFPGHTEYLAELVGGGMRPVMMLASPSLRVVPLTVHLPLRDALDQLTTEAIIEQGRLVITALRQDFGIENPRLAVAGLNPHAGENGKLGREDKDIIAPAIQALATPGVELFGPVPPDALFTPRARLRYDAALCMYHDQALIPIKALEFDNAVNVTLGLPIVRTSPDHGTALDIAGKGLADPSSLISALKMASEISASRLAYKAT
- a CDS encoding peptidylprolyl isomerase encodes the protein MAKFLKPMRLKQFFLIAALLFACTAQQFIAVSAARSQDTLNIAAIVNDDVISVYDLSQRILMVITFSQIPNTPQNQQRIAPDVLRRLIIEKLRMQEAKRLQIEAPESEIQRSIAEIEKRNNIPPGQMNAALERVGIDPESLRQQVIADIVWGDIVRSLFSRLVSVSDQEVEDVLAKMRADAGKPEYHVAEIFLAYDEKPRSEVEQVAQRIHAQLGAGASWPQMAQNFSESASAVNGGDLGWNLASDLGAVLGGVVSRLEPGQMSSPITTDDGVYILLLRNKRIAKGIEASPEDITLGIHQLHLTIPQNADPKTITDTTMQATQLAQSAENCDAFSRISKSEGSEHSGFLGKFKLDQLNPQLKAMVRSLNVDQASQPLRTADGVIVLMVCSRESGGQEDPIAAARGNIRLRILNRRIARMAAQHEDKLRRQAFIDIRL